A part of Marinobacter psychrophilus genomic DNA contains:
- a CDS encoding thioesterase domain-containing protein — translation MSRLAQFQKRINQQIPLTTALGLKLLEWDGTALLLSAPLAPNSNHQGTGFGGSLYSVGVSAAWSVAELALADLQLKGTVVVQTGTIEYKSPVDGDFFSVCRLPDGEMPDHFRKSLARHGRARLELTAEIFCGVPTMQPQQEPAAVFRGRFVVSDVRSRSR, via the coding sequence ATGTCGCGCCTCGCGCAGTTTCAAAAGCGTATCAACCAGCAGATTCCATTAACCACGGCCTTGGGCCTTAAATTGCTGGAATGGGACGGCACGGCATTGTTGTTGAGCGCTCCGCTTGCACCCAACAGTAATCACCAGGGCACGGGCTTTGGTGGCAGCCTCTACAGCGTTGGCGTATCGGCCGCCTGGAGTGTTGCTGAGTTGGCGCTGGCTGATCTTCAGTTGAAAGGCACGGTTGTGGTGCAAACGGGCACGATTGAATACAAGTCGCCGGTGGATGGGGATTTCTTTAGTGTGTGCCGTTTACCCGACGGCGAGATGCCAGACCACTTTCGGAAAAGTCTGGCTCGCCATGGCCGTGCGCGGTTGGAGTTAACGGCCGAGATTTTTTGCGGCGTACCCACGATGCAACCGCAGCAAGAGCCGGCGGCTGTTTTCAGGGGGCGCTTTGTGGTCTCTGACGTGCGCTCGCGATCTCGTTAA
- a CDS encoding AMP-binding protein encodes MITTNKLPLDLIYHWESTIGDSLYLTQPIGNGQVDEFTWRRAADEARRMAAYLKSMDLPAGSSIGLISKNCAHWVMADWAIWMSGYVSVPIYPTLNATTVAYILEHSECKALFVGKLDDWDMMKPGVPETMHCISFPSSPPTDFVTWNDIIRDTAPLEGEVKREAGELATLVYTSGSTGQPKGVMLSFANLAFAAEGATQTLGLSPNERMLSYLPLAHVFERAFVEFGSLYNGFQLFFAESLDTFVADVQRAQPTLFLSVPRLWVKFQHGVLQKMPQKKLNVLLKIPIVSGVIKKKILNGLGLGKVKLAGSGSAPLSNDVLSWYRSLGLELLEGYGMSENVAYSHMNKRGRSRIGYVGEALPGVEVRISDNGEVLIKSPATMMGYFKDEERTRETMSEDGFLKTGDKGELDEMGRLKLTGRTKEMFKTSKGKYIAPAALENRLMANQSIEMVCVSGANQTNPFALVLLNENLRPQMADPVVRKTVEAELNALRDEVNRAVDPHEKLAFIAVVTDEWSIENSFLTPTLKLKRNVVEAAYESEVEGWYAERKSVVWH; translated from the coding sequence GCGGCGTATCTGAAATCGATGGACCTACCCGCTGGCAGCAGTATTGGGCTAATTTCGAAAAATTGTGCTCACTGGGTGATGGCAGACTGGGCAATCTGGATGTCGGGCTATGTGTCTGTGCCCATTTACCCGACCCTGAACGCGACCACGGTTGCCTACATTCTTGAACACTCCGAGTGCAAGGCTCTGTTTGTTGGCAAGCTGGACGATTGGGACATGATGAAACCCGGTGTGCCAGAGACCATGCACTGCATTTCGTTTCCTTCCAGCCCGCCCACAGACTTTGTGACCTGGAACGACATTATTCGCGACACGGCGCCACTGGAAGGCGAGGTGAAGCGCGAGGCCGGTGAGTTGGCCACGTTGGTGTACACGTCTGGCAGCACCGGTCAGCCCAAAGGCGTTATGTTGAGCTTTGCTAACCTGGCATTTGCTGCTGAAGGTGCCACTCAAACTCTGGGGCTTTCACCCAACGAGCGTATGCTGTCTTATTTGCCGCTGGCACACGTGTTTGAGCGCGCTTTTGTGGAGTTTGGCTCGCTGTATAACGGCTTTCAATTGTTCTTTGCGGAATCGCTGGATACGTTCGTGGCCGATGTGCAACGTGCGCAGCCTACGCTGTTCTTGTCTGTGCCCAGGCTGTGGGTGAAGTTCCAGCACGGCGTACTGCAGAAAATGCCGCAGAAAAAGCTCAACGTGTTGTTGAAAATCCCAATCGTTAGCGGTGTCATCAAGAAAAAAATTCTCAACGGCCTGGGGCTTGGCAAGGTGAAATTGGCGGGCAGTGGGTCTGCGCCGCTTTCTAATGATGTGCTGAGCTGGTATCGCAGCCTTGGGTTGGAATTGCTGGAAGGTTATGGCATGTCCGAGAACGTGGCCTATTCCCACATGAACAAACGGGGCCGCTCGCGCATCGGTTATGTTGGCGAGGCCTTGCCCGGTGTGGAAGTGCGCATCAGTGACAACGGTGAAGTTTTGATAAAAAGCCCGGCGACTATGATGGGCTACTTCAAGGATGAAGAACGCACCCGCGAAACCATGAGCGAAGACGGCTTTTTGAAAACCGGTGATAAAGGCGAACTGGACGAGATGGGGCGCCTGAAACTAACTGGCCGTACCAAAGAGATGTTCAAAACCAGTAAAGGCAAGTACATTGCTCCGGCGGCTTTGGAAAACCGACTGATGGCAAATCAAAGTATTGAGATGGTTTGTGTTTCCGGCGCCAATCAGACCAACCCGTTTGCACTGGTGCTGCTCAATGAAAATTTGCGGCCGCAGATGGCAGATCCAGTGGTGCGCAAAACCGTTGAGGCAGAGCTGAACGCCCTGCGCGATGAGGTGAATCGTGCGGTAGACCCGCATGAAAAACTGGCGTTCATTGCGGTGGTTACGGATGAGTGGTCAATCGAAAACAGTTTTCTGACGCCTACTCTCAAGCTTAAACGTAACGTGGTTGAAGCGGCTTACGAAAGTGAGGTTGAAGGCTGGTATGCCGAGCGTAAGTCGGTGGTTTGGCACTAA